AAATCCTAATTTTCCGCTTAATGCACAAGATAGAAAAGGGGCAAGTATATTAATTACAGGAGATAATTTTGGTTGCGGTTCTTCAAGAGAACATGCACCTTGGGCACTTGCTGATTATGGTTTCCGCGCTATTATCGCCGGAGGATTTGCAGATATTTTTTATATGAATTGTATGAAAAATGGTATGTTACCAATTGTAATGGATAAAGAAATGCGTGAAAAACTTTCCCAAACGGATGCGAGAGAGCAAATAGAAGTAGATTTAGAGAATGAAGTTATTACAACGAGTACGCACAGGTTTCATTTTACAATCGAAAAAATGTGGAAAGAGAAATTACTAAATGGTTTAGATGAAATTAGTATTACAATGCAGTATGAACAAGAAATAAAAGAGTATGAAAGAAGGGTAGCTGTATATTAAGAGATAACGGAATATTTAAAATGTATTTACATTCAGAATTAAGTGTTATATACTATGTAAAAATTAGAGGAGAAAGGGAGTAGGTATTATGAAAACAATACAATCTATTAAAATGCTTACACAACTACATCATCATACATAAAGCCCTTGAACCTAGCGTGAAAACGTGTAGGTGCAAGGGTTATTCCCGTTGTACCTACACTCTAATAAAGAGCCTTGTAGGTATATTTTATCTACAAGGCTCTTTTTATTTTCGGTTTAGGAGCATGAAATAGGCATACATTAGAAAAGGAAAGGTGTGAGAATTTCGATGACAAAATGGAAACGTGCAAATCCAAATGGAACGAGAGATTATTTATTCGAAGAATGTACGTTAATTGAAGAAGTAGAACAAAAATTAAGGCGTACTTTTTTAGAGAGAGGTTATGAAGAAATAAGGACACCAACAATAGAATTTTATGATGTGTTTGCCTTTCAAAATAGACCGATAGATGAAGAAAAGATGTATAAATTTTTTGATGAAAAGGGACGGATTATTGTATTACGTCCTGATATGACAATTCCTTTAGCGAGAGTGATCGGAACACAGAGGTGTGATACGCCACTTAAAGTGACGTATAGCGGGAATGTATTTCGAGCGAATGAGTCTCTTACTGGAAAATATAATGAAATTGTGCAAAGTGGTATTGAAATTATCGGAATTGATAATGTAAGAGCTGAAATTGAATGTGTCATAAGCGTCATTCAATCACTTCAAAAGTTGAAAGTGCAATCTTTTACAATAGAGATTGGGCAAGTGCAGTTATATAAATGTATTGTCAAAAAGCTCTCCATTCATGAGGAAGAGGAGAGAATACTTAGAACATACATTGAAAGTAAAAATTATGCCGCTCTATCAAATTTTATTAGAGAAAAGAAATTAGATCGATGTGATGAAACAGTAAGATTACTAGAGAAATTACCAAGGTTATTTGGGAATTTAGAAGTGATTGAGGAAGCAGAAAAACTCGCCTCAAGTAATGAAATGAAAATGGCCATCGCAAGGGTGAAAGAAATATATGAAGCAATTGAAAAGCTAGGCTATGGATCGTACATATCCATTGATTTAGGTATGATTCAACATTTGGATTATTATACAGGTGTTATTTTCAAAGGGTATATATACGAAATTGGAGAAGAAATTGTTAGTGGCGGAAGGTATGATGAGTTGATTGGAAATTTTGGAGAAATGCTGCCGGCTGTTGGACTCGCGGTGCAAGTCAATCAAATTGTGAAGGCGCTACAAGAGCAACAAGAACCATATGAACGAAAGAGAATAGATATTATGATTCATTATGAGTTAAATAGATTAGCAGAAGCGGAACGATTGCGAAATTTACTTCAAAAGGACGGGAAAAAAGTAGAGCTATCTTTATTCTCAAATATAAATAGAACCTTTCAATTTGCAAGAAAACATCAAATAGTAACGGTCGTTGAGGCAAAGAATGAATCGTTGGTGGAATATGTATGGAACGAGAACTGGGTAGTCCAGAAAGAAGGGGAAACTTCATGCGTAACATTCAAATTGCGTTAACGAAAGGAAGATTAGAAAAACATGTGATTCCGCTCTTTGAGCAAATTGGAATTGATTGTTCAGAGCTCAAAAATAAAGGACGAAAGCTAGTCTTTCAAAGTAAAAATACAGATATATCATTTATTTTAGTAAAAGCAGTAGATGTTGCTACTTATGTAGAACATGGAGTAGCTGATATTGGGGTCGTTGGCAAAGATGTTTTAATGGAAAACGAGAAAGATATTTATGAAATGTTGGATTTAGGAGTAGGCGTGTGTAAGTTTTGTGTTGCTTCTATTCCTACTTATAACCCGAAGAGCTACCGGAAGAAACGTATTGCGACGAAATATCCACATATTACTTCTAACTATTTTCATGATAAAGGAGAGGATGTAGAAATTATAAAAATAGAAGGTTCTGTAGAAATCGCTCCTATTCTTGGATTGGCAGATGCCGTTGTTGATATTGTTGAAACAGGAAAAACATTACAAGAAAACGGGCTCGTTGTATTTGAAGAAATGTGTTCTATATCCGCTCGAATGATTGTAAATAAAGCCGCATTAAAAACTAAAAAAGACGAAATATTCAGTATTATAAATATGATGGAACAAGAAATTTTATCAGGAAAATAGGGGGATTAAAATGGAAATCGTTTATGAAGATTTTCAAAAGGCGTTATTAAAAATAAAATTGCTACGAGAAAACGCTAATATAATAGAAGAAACTGTTCAAAGAAATGTAAATGAAATTGTTAGAAATGTAAGGGAGAGTAGGGATGAGGCCCTATCTTTTTATACAAAAAAGTTTGATGGTGTAAAGATGAAAGAGTTTCGTGTAAGTGAAGAAGAAATAAAACGAGCGGGTATGTTTGTAGAGAATTCATTTTTAGAAGCGTTACAAGAAGCGAAGAAAAACATTATTTCATATCACGAAAAGCAAAAAAGGCAATCCATATTCGATTGTGAGAGTAATGGCATCATTAGAGGACAAATCATTCGGCCGTTAGAGAATGTAGGTGTATATGTGCCAGGCGGAACTGCTTCGTATCCTTCGTCAGTATTAATGAATGTATTGCCAGCAAAACTCGCTGGTGTGAAAAAAATTGTAATGGTAACACCGCCGAGGGAAGGAGGAATTGATCCGCATATTTTAGTTGCTTCAAGCCTTGCAGGAGTAGATGAAATTTATACGATAGGCGGCGCGCAAGCAATTGCTGCTTTAGCATACGGGACGGAATCGATTCCGAAAGTGGATAAAATAGTTGGACCGGGAAATTTGTACGTCGCTCTGGCAAAACGAGAAGTATACGGGATAGTAAATATTGATATGATTGCCGGACCGTCAGAAATTGTAGTTATCGCTGATGAAACCGGCAATGCAAAATATATTGCTGCTGATTTATTATCACAAGCAGAACATGACGTGAGAGCAACAGCAATTTGTATTACAACGAATATTGAGTTAGCAAAAGAGGTAGAAAAAGAGATAGAAAGACAGTTAGAAACATTACCAAGAAGCGAAATTGCACGTGAATCGATAAATAGAAATGGAGCCATTTTTATCATTCCTTCTTTAAATGAGGCGCTACAATTATCCAATGAAATCGCTCCAGAACATTTAGAGTTACATATAAAAGAACCGATGAATGCTCTAGCTTATGTGAAACATGCAGGATCTATCTTTCTTGGACCATATGCACCGGAACCACTCGGTGATTATTTAGCAGGACCGAATCATGTGTTACCGACAAGTGGAACAGCAAGATTTTTCTCACCGTTATCAGTCGATGATTTCGTGAAAAAATCAAGCTTCTTGTCTTATACGGAGAACGCGTTAAGAGATGTACAACATCATATTGTAGAACTTGCCAATAAAGAAGGGTTACATGCGCATGCGAGAGCAATTCAAATAAGATTTGAGGAGGAAGAATGATGCGCGAGTCTAGTCAAATACGTGAGACGACAGAAACAAAAATAAAATTAAGTTTACAGCTTGATGAAGGAAAGGATGTTTCTGTACAAACGGGAGTTGGATTTTTTGATCATATGCTAACTTTATTTGCAAGGCATGGAAGATTCGGTTTGCAAGTGGAGGCAGAAGGTGATGTTTTCGTTGATGCGCATCATACAGTTGAAGATGTTGGGATTGTACTCGGAAATTGTTTGAAAGAAGCATTGCAAAGTAAAGAGGGGATTAATAGGTACGGCTCAGCATATGTACCGATGGATGAGTCCTTAGGTTTTGTCGCAATTGATATAAGCGGGCGCTCATATATTGTATTTCAAGGAGAATTAACGAATCCGAAGCTTGGGGATTTTGATACAGAATTAACGGAAGAGTTTTTTAGGGCGGTTGCGCATGCTGCCAATATTACATTACATGCTCGCATTTTATACGGAAGCAATACACATCACAAAATTGAAGCGTTATTTAAAGCGTTTGGTAGAGCGCTTAGAGAAGCAGTCGAAAGAAATGCCAACATTACTGGTGTAAATTCAACGAAAGGGATGTTGTAATTGATTGCCATTATAGATTATGGAATGGGAAATATTCGTAGTGTAGAACAAGCATTAAAGCATATTGGAGCAGCGTATATCGTAACGAGTGAGAAAGAAGAAATCTTTAGAAGTGATGGAGTAATTTTGCCAGGAGTAGGTGCATTTCCAAAGGCGATGAATGTATTGGAAGAAAGAGATTTAGTATGTGTGTTAAAAGAATTCGGGCGTTCAGGAAAACCGCTTCTAGGCATTTGTTTAGGAATGCAGCTTTTATTTGAAAAAAGTGAGGAACTACAAGATTGTAACGGATTAAGTTTATTGCCAGGTGTTATTCGAAAGTTAAAGGTTCCTTATAAGATTCCACATATGGGATGGAATGAGTTAAAGAAAGAGGGAGAAATAGCACTTTGGAATGGAGTAGAGGATGGTTCTTTCGTATATTATGTCCACTCTTATTACGCAGATTGTCCAAATGAAATTGTGTATGGAATAAGTGAATATGGATTGAAAGTACCTGGTTTTGTAGCAAAAGAAAGTATATATGGCGCACAGTTTCATCCTGAAAAGAGTGGTGACATAGGAATGCAAATGTTGAAAAATTTCAAAGGAGTGGTAGAAGCATGGAAATCTTCCCAGCTATCGATTTAAAAGAGGGCCGCTGCGTTAGACTTTATCAAGGAGAGTTTAGTAAAGAAACAGTAATGAATGAAGATCCGGTTGCGCAAGCGATTATATTTGAAAAATTTGGAGCGAAACGGTTGCACATTGTTGATTTAGATGGTGCAGTTGCTGGCGAGTCGTTAAACTTGTCCGTCATTGAAAGAATTTGTAAGGCAGTATGTATTCCTGTACAAGTTGGAGGAGGAATTCGATCGCTTATAGCGGTAGAAAAGCTATTGTCAGTAGGGGTAGATAAAGTAATTTTAGGAACAGCCGCTCTTTATGATAAGGCATTTTTAGAAGAAGCGGTTCTTCTATATGAAGAAAAAATCATTGTTGGCATTGATGCGAAAAATGGTTTCGTAGCAACGAGAGGCTGGCTTGATATGTCTGAAATTTCTTACATTGATTTAGCAAAGCAAATGGAGAATATAGGTGTTCAAACAATTGTGTTTACAGACATTTCGAAAGACGGGACACTTGCAGGGCCGAATATAGAGCAATTGGAGTTACTACAAAAAAGCGTTGCTATTCGTCTTATTGCTTCTGGAGGAGTAGCATCTATTCAAGATGTGAAAAAATTAAATGATATGAATATATACGGCGTCATAATTGGTAAGGCTCTTTACCAGAAAACGATTGATTTAGAAGAAGTACTAGAGGTAACAAAGTTATGTTAGCGAAACGAATTATTCCTTGTTTAGATGTGAAAGAAGGGCGAGTCGTAAAGGGAGTAAATTTTATAGGATTACAAGACGTCGGTGATCCGGTTGAAATAGCCGCTTTATATAATGAGGCGGGAGCAGATGAAATAGTATTTTTAGATATTACGGCAACGCATGAAGGACGAAAGACGATTATAGATGTTGTAGAAAAAACAGCTTCAAAAGTATTTATTCCTCTTACAGTTGGCGGGGGGATTTCAAGTGTTAAAGATATGTACAATTTACTAAGAGCGGGAGCAGATAAAATTTCAATTAACTCAGCGGCAGTGCGAAATCCAAAATTAATTGAAGAAGGAGCAGAACACTTTGGCTCACAATGTATTGTCGTCGCAATTGATGCTAGAAAAGTAACAGAAGGTAAGTGGAATGTATATGTGAACGGTGGAAGAGTTGATACAGGAATGGATGCCATCTGGTGGGCAAAGCGCGTTACCGAGCTAGGCGCAGGGGAAATTTTACTAACGAGTATGGATGCAGATGGAACGAAAAATGGATATGACCTTCGCTTAACAGAAGAAATTTCAAAAAGCGTTTCCGTACCAGTCATCGCGTCAGGCGGGTGTGGTCATGCAGATCACATTATAGAAGTTTTTCAAAAGACAACAGTTGATGCAGCGTTAGCGGCATCAATCTTTCATTATGGTGAGGCGACAATGCAGGATGTAAAGAGAAAATTAAGAAATGCAAACATCGAGGTGCGGTTATGAAACCTAACTTTTCAAAAGGATTACTACCAACAGTTGTAATTGAAGAAGGTACAAAAGAAGTTTTAATGCTAGCTTATATGAATGAAGAAGCATATGAAAAAACGTTAGAAACGAAAAGAACTTGGTTTTATTCTCGGTCAAGAAAGTCGTTATGGAATAAAGGGGAAACATCAGGGAATATCCAATATG
This Bacillus paramycoides DNA region includes the following protein-coding sequences:
- the hisA gene encoding 1-(5-phosphoribosyl)-5-[(5-phosphoribosylamino)methylideneamino]imidazole-4-carboxamide isomerase: MEIFPAIDLKEGRCVRLYQGEFSKETVMNEDPVAQAIIFEKFGAKRLHIVDLDGAVAGESLNLSVIERICKAVCIPVQVGGGIRSLIAVEKLLSVGVDKVILGTAALYDKAFLEEAVLLYEEKIIVGIDAKNGFVATRGWLDMSEISYIDLAKQMENIGVQTIVFTDISKDGTLAGPNIEQLELLQKSVAIRLIASGGVASIQDVKKLNDMNIYGVIIGKALYQKTIDLEEVLEVTKLC
- the hisD gene encoding histidinol dehydrogenase gives rise to the protein MEIVYEDFQKALLKIKLLRENANIIEETVQRNVNEIVRNVRESRDEALSFYTKKFDGVKMKEFRVSEEEIKRAGMFVENSFLEALQEAKKNIISYHEKQKRQSIFDCESNGIIRGQIIRPLENVGVYVPGGTASYPSSVLMNVLPAKLAGVKKIVMVTPPREGGIDPHILVASSLAGVDEIYTIGGAQAIAALAYGTESIPKVDKIVGPGNLYVALAKREVYGIVNIDMIAGPSEIVVIADETGNAKYIAADLLSQAEHDVRATAICITTNIELAKEVEKEIERQLETLPRSEIARESINRNGAIFIIPSLNEALQLSNEIAPEHLELHIKEPMNALAYVKHAGSIFLGPYAPEPLGDYLAGPNHVLPTSGTARFFSPLSVDDFVKKSSFLSYTENALRDVQHHIVELANKEGLHAHARAIQIRFEEEE
- the leuD gene encoding 3-isopropylmalate dehydratase small subunit, translated to MEPFRIHKGTVAVLMNDNIDTDQIIPKQYLKRIERMGFGKYLFDEWRYDNNRHENPNFPLNAQDRKGASILITGDNFGCGSSREHAPWALADYGFRAIIAGGFADIFYMNCMKNGMLPIVMDKEMREKLSQTDAREQIEVDLENEVITTSTHRFHFTIEKMWKEKLLNGLDEISITMQYEQEIKEYERRVAVY
- the hisB gene encoding imidazoleglycerol-phosphate dehydratase HisB produces the protein MRESSQIRETTETKIKLSLQLDEGKDVSVQTGVGFFDHMLTLFARHGRFGLQVEAEGDVFVDAHHTVEDVGIVLGNCLKEALQSKEGINRYGSAYVPMDESLGFVAIDISGRSYIVFQGELTNPKLGDFDTELTEEFFRAVAHAANITLHARILYGSNTHHKIEALFKAFGRALREAVERNANITGVNSTKGML
- the hisI gene encoding phosphoribosyl-AMP cyclohydrolase; the protein is MKPNFSKGLLPTVVIEEGTKEVLMLAYMNEEAYEKTLETKRTWFYSRSRKSLWNKGETSGNIQYVQSLYLDCDQDSIVVVVKQVGPACHTGEKTCFHYKII
- the hisF gene encoding imidazoleglycerol phosphate synthase cyclase subunit translates to MLAKRIIPCLDVKEGRVVKGVNFIGLQDVGDPVEIAALYNEAGADEIVFLDITATHEGRKTIIDVVEKTASKVFIPLTVGGGISSVKDMYNLLRAGADKISINSAAVRNPKLIEEGAEHFGSQCIVVAIDARKVTEGKWNVYVNGGRVDTGMDAIWWAKRVTELGAGEILLTSMDADGTKNGYDLRLTEEISKSVSVPVIASGGCGHADHIIEVFQKTTVDAALAASIFHYGEATMQDVKRKLRNANIEVRL
- the hisH gene encoding imidazole glycerol phosphate synthase subunit HisH, encoding MIAIIDYGMGNIRSVEQALKHIGAAYIVTSEKEEIFRSDGVILPGVGAFPKAMNVLEERDLVCVLKEFGRSGKPLLGICLGMQLLFEKSEELQDCNGLSLLPGVIRKLKVPYKIPHMGWNELKKEGEIALWNGVEDGSFVYYVHSYYADCPNEIVYGISEYGLKVPGFVAKESIYGAQFHPEKSGDIGMQMLKNFKGVVEAWKSSQLSI
- the hisZ gene encoding ATP phosphoribosyltransferase regulatory subunit, which produces MTKWKRANPNGTRDYLFEECTLIEEVEQKLRRTFLERGYEEIRTPTIEFYDVFAFQNRPIDEEKMYKFFDEKGRIIVLRPDMTIPLARVIGTQRCDTPLKVTYSGNVFRANESLTGKYNEIVQSGIEIIGIDNVRAEIECVISVIQSLQKLKVQSFTIEIGQVQLYKCIVKKLSIHEEEERILRTYIESKNYAALSNFIREKKLDRCDETVRLLEKLPRLFGNLEVIEEAEKLASSNEMKMAIARVKEIYEAIEKLGYGSYISIDLGMIQHLDYYTGVIFKGYIYEIGEEIVSGGRYDELIGNFGEMLPAVGLAVQVNQIVKALQEQQEPYERKRIDIMIHYELNRLAEAERLRNLLQKDGKKVELSLFSNINRTFQFARKHQIVTVVEAKNESLVEYVWNENWVVQKEGETSCVTFKLR
- the hisG gene encoding ATP phosphoribosyltransferase, whose protein sequence is MRNIQIALTKGRLEKHVIPLFEQIGIDCSELKNKGRKLVFQSKNTDISFILVKAVDVATYVEHGVADIGVVGKDVLMENEKDIYEMLDLGVGVCKFCVASIPTYNPKSYRKKRIATKYPHITSNYFHDKGEDVEIIKIEGSVEIAPILGLADAVVDIVETGKTLQENGLVVFEEMCSISARMIVNKAALKTKKDEIFSIINMMEQEILSGK